In one window of Rhinopithecus roxellana isolate Shanxi Qingling chromosome 15, ASM756505v1, whole genome shotgun sequence DNA:
- the APBB1 gene encoding amyloid-beta A4 precursor protein-binding family B member 1 isoform X3: MSVPSSLSQSAINANSHGGPTLSLPLPLHAAHNQLLNAKLQATAVGPKDLRSTMGEGGGPEPGPANAKWLKEGQNQLRRAATAHRDQNRNVTLTLAEEASQEPEMAPLGPKGLIHLYSELELSAHNAANRGLRGPGLIISTQEQGPDEGEEKAAGEAEEEEEDDDEEEEEDLSSPPGLPEPLESVEAPPRPQALTDGPREHSKSASLLFGMRNSAASDEDSSWATLSQGSPSYGSPEDTDSFWNPTAFETDSDLPAGWMRVQDTSGTYYWHIPTGTTQWEPPGQASPSQGSSPQEESQLTWTGFAHGEGFEDGEFWKDEPSDEAPVELGLKEPEEGTLTFPAQSLSPEPLPQEEEKLPPRNTNPGIKCFAVRSLGWVEMTEEELAPGRSSVAVNNCIRQLSYHKNNLHDPMSGGWGEGKDLLLQLEDETLKLVEPQSQALLHAQPIISIRVWGVGRDSGRDFAYVARDKLTQMLKCHVFRCEAPAKNIATSLHEICSKIMADRRNARCLVNGLSLDHSKLVDVPFQVEFPAPKNELVQKFQVYYLGNVPVAKPVGVDVINGALESVLSSSSREQWTPSHVSVAPATLTILHQQTEAVLGECRVRFLSFLAVGRDVHTFAFIMAAGPASFCCHMFWCEPNAASLSEAVQAACMLRYQKCLDARSQASTSCLPAPPAESVARRVGWTVRRGVQSLWGSLKPKRLGTHTP; this comes from the exons ATGTCTGTTCCATCATCACTGAGCCAGTCGGCCATTAATGCCAACAGCCACGGAGGCCCTACACTGAGCCTACCCCTGCCTTTGCACGCTGCCCATAACCAGCTGCTCAACGCCAAGCTGCAGGCCACAGCTGTGGGACCCAAGGACCTGCGTAGCACCATGGGGGAGGGTGGTGGGCCTGAGCCAGGCCCTGCCAATGCCAAGTGGCTAAAAGAGGGCCAGAACCAACTCCGGCGGGCTGCCACAGCCCACCGTGACCAGAATCGCAATGTGACCTTGACCTTGGCGGAGGAGGCCAGCCAGGAGCCTGAGATGGCACCCTTGGGCCCCAAAGGCCTGATACACCTGTACTCTGAGCTGGAGCTCTCAGCCCACAACGCGGCCAACCGAGGCCTACGAGGACCTGGCCTGATCATCAGCACTCAAGAGCAGGGGCCAgatgagggagaggagaaggcggcaggggaggctgaggaggaggaggaggatgatgatgaagaggaggaggaggacttaTCTTCTCCCCCAGGGCTGCCTGAGCCCCTGGAGAGTGTGGAGGCCCCTCCCAGGCCCCAAGCCCTTACAGATGGCCCCCGGGAACACAGCAAGAGTGCCAGCCTGCTGTTTGGCATGCGGAACAGTGCAGCCAGTGACGAGGACTCAAGCTGGGCTACCTTATCCCAGGGCAGCCCCTCCTATGGCTCCCCAGAGGACACAG ATTCCTTCTGGAACCCCACCGCCTTCGAGACGGATTCCGACCTGCCGGCTGGATGGATGAGGGTCCAAGACACCTCAGGGACCTATTACTGGCACATCCCAACAGGGACCACCCAGTGGGAACCCCCCGGCCAGGCCTCCCCCTCACAAGGGAGCAGCCCCCAAGAGGAGTCCCAG CTCACCTGGACAGGTTTTGCTCACGGAGAAGGCTTTGAGGATGGAGAGTTTTGGAAG GATGAACCCAGTGATGAGGCCCCAGTGGAGCTGGGACtgaaggaacctgaggaggggaCATTGACCTTCCCAGCTCAGAGCCTCAG CCCAGAACCGTTGCCCCAAGAGGAGGAGAAGCTTCCCCCACGGAATACCAACCCAGGGATCAAG TGTTTCGCCGTGCGCTCCCTAGGCTGGGTAGAGATGACCGAGGAGGAGCTGGCCCCTGGACGCAGCAGTGTGGCAGTCAACAATTGCATCCGTCAGCTCTCTTACCACAAAAACAACCTGCATGACCCCATGtctgggggctggggggag GGAAAGGATCTGCTACTACAGCTGGAGGACGAGACGCTAAAGCTAGTGGAGCCACAGAGCCAGGCACTGCTGCACGCCCAACCCATCATCAGCATCCGCGTGTGGGGCGTTGGGCGGGACAGTGGAAG GGACTTTGCCTACGTAGCTCGTGATAAGCTGACCCAGATGCTCAAGTGCCACGTGTTTCGCTGTGAGGCACCTGCCAAGAACATCGCCACCAGCCTGCATGAGATCTGCTCTAAG aTCATGGCCGATCGGCGTAATGCCCGCTGCTTGGTAAATGGACTCTCCCTGGACCACTCTAAACTTGTGGATGTCCCTTTCCAAG TGGAATTCCCAGCGCCTAAGAATGAGTTGGTCCAGAAGTTCCAAGTCTATTACCTGGGGAATGTACCTGTTGCTAAACCTGTTG GGGTAGATGTGATTAATGGGGCCCTCGAGTCAGTCCTGTCCTCCAGCAGCCGTGAGCAGTGGACCCCAAGTCATGTCAGTGTGGCTCCTGCTACCCTCACCATCTTGCACCAGCAG ACAGAGGCAGTGCTGGGAGAGTGTCGGGTGCgtttcctctccttcctggccGTGGGCAGAGATGTCCACACGTTTGCATTCATCATGGCTGCCGGCCCAGCCTCCTTCTGCTGCCACATGTTTTGGTGCGAGCCCAATGCTGCCAGCCTCTCAGAGGCTGTGCAGGCTGCGTGCATG CTTCGCTACCAGAAGTGTCTGGATGCCCGTTCCCAGGCCTCCACTTCCTGCCTCCCAGCACCCCCTGCTGAGTCCGTGGCACGGCGTGTAGGGTGGACTGTCCGCAGGGGTGTTCAGTCGCTGTGGGGCTCCCTGAAGCCCAAACGGCTGGGGACCCATACCCCATGA
- the APBB1 gene encoding amyloid-beta A4 precursor protein-binding family B member 1 isoform X2 — MSVPSSLSQSAINANSHGGPTLSLPLPLHAAHNQLLNAKLQATAVGPKDLRSTMGEGGGPEPGPANAKWLKEGQNQLRRAATAHRDQNRNVTLTLAEEASQEPEMAPLGPKGLIHLYSELELSAHNAANRGLRGPGLIISTQEQGPDEGEEKAAGEAEEEEEDDDEEEEEDLSSPPGLPEPLESVEAPPRPQALTDGPREHSKSASLLFGMRNSAASDEDSSWATLSQGSPSYGSPEDTDSFWNPTAFETDSDLPAGWMRVQDTSGTYYWHIPTGTTQWEPPGQASPSQGSSPQEESQLTWTGFAHGEGFEDGEFWKDEPSDEAPVELGLKEPEEGTLTFPAQSLSPEPLPQEEEKLPPRNTNPGIKCFAVRSLGWVEMTEEELAPGRSSVAVNNCIRQLSYHKNNLHDPMSGGWGEGKDLLLQLEDETLKLVEPQSQALLHAQPIISIRVWGVGRDSGRERDFAYVARDKLTQMLKCHVFRCEAPAKNIATSLHEICSKIMADRRNARCLVNGLSLDHSKLVDVPFQVEFPAPKNELVQKFQVYYLGNVPVAKPVGVDVINGALESVLSSSSREQWTPSHVSVAPATLTILHQQTEAVLGECRVRFLSFLAVGRDVHTFAFIMAAGPASFCCHMFWCEPNAASLSEAVQAACMLRYQKCLDARSQASTSCLPAPPAESVARRVGWTVRRGVQSLWGSLKPKRLGTHTP, encoded by the exons ATGTCTGTTCCATCATCACTGAGCCAGTCGGCCATTAATGCCAACAGCCACGGAGGCCCTACACTGAGCCTACCCCTGCCTTTGCACGCTGCCCATAACCAGCTGCTCAACGCCAAGCTGCAGGCCACAGCTGTGGGACCCAAGGACCTGCGTAGCACCATGGGGGAGGGTGGTGGGCCTGAGCCAGGCCCTGCCAATGCCAAGTGGCTAAAAGAGGGCCAGAACCAACTCCGGCGGGCTGCCACAGCCCACCGTGACCAGAATCGCAATGTGACCTTGACCTTGGCGGAGGAGGCCAGCCAGGAGCCTGAGATGGCACCCTTGGGCCCCAAAGGCCTGATACACCTGTACTCTGAGCTGGAGCTCTCAGCCCACAACGCGGCCAACCGAGGCCTACGAGGACCTGGCCTGATCATCAGCACTCAAGAGCAGGGGCCAgatgagggagaggagaaggcggcaggggaggctgaggaggaggaggaggatgatgatgaagaggaggaggaggacttaTCTTCTCCCCCAGGGCTGCCTGAGCCCCTGGAGAGTGTGGAGGCCCCTCCCAGGCCCCAAGCCCTTACAGATGGCCCCCGGGAACACAGCAAGAGTGCCAGCCTGCTGTTTGGCATGCGGAACAGTGCAGCCAGTGACGAGGACTCAAGCTGGGCTACCTTATCCCAGGGCAGCCCCTCCTATGGCTCCCCAGAGGACACAG ATTCCTTCTGGAACCCCACCGCCTTCGAGACGGATTCCGACCTGCCGGCTGGATGGATGAGGGTCCAAGACACCTCAGGGACCTATTACTGGCACATCCCAACAGGGACCACCCAGTGGGAACCCCCCGGCCAGGCCTCCCCCTCACAAGGGAGCAGCCCCCAAGAGGAGTCCCAG CTCACCTGGACAGGTTTTGCTCACGGAGAAGGCTTTGAGGATGGAGAGTTTTGGAAG GATGAACCCAGTGATGAGGCCCCAGTGGAGCTGGGACtgaaggaacctgaggaggggaCATTGACCTTCCCAGCTCAGAGCCTCAG CCCAGAACCGTTGCCCCAAGAGGAGGAGAAGCTTCCCCCACGGAATACCAACCCAGGGATCAAG TGTTTCGCCGTGCGCTCCCTAGGCTGGGTAGAGATGACCGAGGAGGAGCTGGCCCCTGGACGCAGCAGTGTGGCAGTCAACAATTGCATCCGTCAGCTCTCTTACCACAAAAACAACCTGCATGACCCCATGtctgggggctggggggag GGAAAGGATCTGCTACTACAGCTGGAGGACGAGACGCTAAAGCTAGTGGAGCCACAGAGCCAGGCACTGCTGCACGCCCAACCCATCATCAGCATCCGCGTGTGGGGCGTTGGGCGGGACAGTGGAAG AGAGAG GGACTTTGCCTACGTAGCTCGTGATAAGCTGACCCAGATGCTCAAGTGCCACGTGTTTCGCTGTGAGGCACCTGCCAAGAACATCGCCACCAGCCTGCATGAGATCTGCTCTAAG aTCATGGCCGATCGGCGTAATGCCCGCTGCTTGGTAAATGGACTCTCCCTGGACCACTCTAAACTTGTGGATGTCCCTTTCCAAG TGGAATTCCCAGCGCCTAAGAATGAGTTGGTCCAGAAGTTCCAAGTCTATTACCTGGGGAATGTACCTGTTGCTAAACCTGTTG GGGTAGATGTGATTAATGGGGCCCTCGAGTCAGTCCTGTCCTCCAGCAGCCGTGAGCAGTGGACCCCAAGTCATGTCAGTGTGGCTCCTGCTACCCTCACCATCTTGCACCAGCAG ACAGAGGCAGTGCTGGGAGAGTGTCGGGTGCgtttcctctccttcctggccGTGGGCAGAGATGTCCACACGTTTGCATTCATCATGGCTGCCGGCCCAGCCTCCTTCTGCTGCCACATGTTTTGGTGCGAGCCCAATGCTGCCAGCCTCTCAGAGGCTGTGCAGGCTGCGTGCATG CTTCGCTACCAGAAGTGTCTGGATGCCCGTTCCCAGGCCTCCACTTCCTGCCTCCCAGCACCCCCTGCTGAGTCCGTGGCACGGCGTGTAGGGTGGACTGTCCGCAGGGGTGTTCAGTCGCTGTGGGGCTCCCTGAAGCCCAAACGGCTGGGGACCCATACCCCATGA
- the APBB1 gene encoding amyloid-beta A4 precursor protein-binding family B member 1 isoform X1: MSVPSSLSQSAINANSHGGPTLSLPLPLHAAHNQLLNAKLQATAVGPKDLRSTMGEGGGPEPGPANAKWLKEGQNQLRRAATAHRDQNRNVTLTLAEEASQEPEMAPLGPKGLIHLYSELELSAHNAANRGLRGPGLIISTQEQGPDEGEEKAAGEAEEEEEDDDEEEEEDLSSPPGLPEPLESVEAPPRPQALTDGPREHSKSASLLFGMRNSAASDEDSSWATLSQGSPSYGSPEDTDSFWNPTAFETDSDLPAGWMRVQDTSGTYYWHIPTGTTQWEPPGQASPSQGSSPQEESQLTWTGFAHGEGFEDGEFWKDEPSDEAPVELGLKEPEEGTLTFPAQSLSPEPLPQEEEKLPPRNTNPGIKCFAVRSLGWVEMTEEELAPGRSSVAVNNCIRQLSYHKNNLHDPMSGGWGEGKDLLLQLEDETLKLVEPQSQALLHAQPIISIRVWGVGRDSGRERYCAYFPPPAPGPDAWKHPSSPLLPCPFRPAMLHHYPPSQHACLSTLPPEDSTYGGPAVGRSPGGAVTGREDVGGVGTRLGTGWYWETLRCPSPNRDFAYVARDKLTQMLKCHVFRCEAPAKNIATSLHEICSKIMADRRNARCLVNGLSLDHSKLVDVPFQVEFPAPKNELVQKFQVYYLGNVPVAKPVGVDVINGALESVLSSSSREQWTPSHVSVAPATLTILHQQTEAVLGECRVRFLSFLAVGRDVHTFAFIMAAGPASFCCHMFWCEPNAASLSEAVQAACMLRYQKCLDARSQASTSCLPAPPAESVARRVGWTVRRGVQSLWGSLKPKRLGTHTP, translated from the exons ATGTCTGTTCCATCATCACTGAGCCAGTCGGCCATTAATGCCAACAGCCACGGAGGCCCTACACTGAGCCTACCCCTGCCTTTGCACGCTGCCCATAACCAGCTGCTCAACGCCAAGCTGCAGGCCACAGCTGTGGGACCCAAGGACCTGCGTAGCACCATGGGGGAGGGTGGTGGGCCTGAGCCAGGCCCTGCCAATGCCAAGTGGCTAAAAGAGGGCCAGAACCAACTCCGGCGGGCTGCCACAGCCCACCGTGACCAGAATCGCAATGTGACCTTGACCTTGGCGGAGGAGGCCAGCCAGGAGCCTGAGATGGCACCCTTGGGCCCCAAAGGCCTGATACACCTGTACTCTGAGCTGGAGCTCTCAGCCCACAACGCGGCCAACCGAGGCCTACGAGGACCTGGCCTGATCATCAGCACTCAAGAGCAGGGGCCAgatgagggagaggagaaggcggcaggggaggctgaggaggaggaggaggatgatgatgaagaggaggaggaggacttaTCTTCTCCCCCAGGGCTGCCTGAGCCCCTGGAGAGTGTGGAGGCCCCTCCCAGGCCCCAAGCCCTTACAGATGGCCCCCGGGAACACAGCAAGAGTGCCAGCCTGCTGTTTGGCATGCGGAACAGTGCAGCCAGTGACGAGGACTCAAGCTGGGCTACCTTATCCCAGGGCAGCCCCTCCTATGGCTCCCCAGAGGACACAG ATTCCTTCTGGAACCCCACCGCCTTCGAGACGGATTCCGACCTGCCGGCTGGATGGATGAGGGTCCAAGACACCTCAGGGACCTATTACTGGCACATCCCAACAGGGACCACCCAGTGGGAACCCCCCGGCCAGGCCTCCCCCTCACAAGGGAGCAGCCCCCAAGAGGAGTCCCAG CTCACCTGGACAGGTTTTGCTCACGGAGAAGGCTTTGAGGATGGAGAGTTTTGGAAG GATGAACCCAGTGATGAGGCCCCAGTGGAGCTGGGACtgaaggaacctgaggaggggaCATTGACCTTCCCAGCTCAGAGCCTCAG CCCAGAACCGTTGCCCCAAGAGGAGGAGAAGCTTCCCCCACGGAATACCAACCCAGGGATCAAG TGTTTCGCCGTGCGCTCCCTAGGCTGGGTAGAGATGACCGAGGAGGAGCTGGCCCCTGGACGCAGCAGTGTGGCAGTCAACAATTGCATCCGTCAGCTCTCTTACCACAAAAACAACCTGCATGACCCCATGtctgggggctggggggag GGAAAGGATCTGCTACTACAGCTGGAGGACGAGACGCTAAAGCTAGTGGAGCCACAGAGCCAGGCACTGCTGCACGCCCAACCCATCATCAGCATCCGCGTGTGGGGCGTTGGGCGGGACAGTGGAAG AGAGAGGTACTGTGCCTATTTTCCCCCTCCTGCACCTGGACCAGATGCCTGGAAGCACCCAAGCTCCCCTCTTCTGCCCTGCCCCTTCCGACCCGCTATGCTCCACCATTACCCTCCATCTCAGCATGCTTGCCTATCTACCCTCCCTCCAGAAGACAGCACCTATGGGGGACCAGCTGTGGGCAGAAGCCCTGGAGGAGCTGTGACGGGCAGGGAGGacgtgggtggggtggggaccaGGCTTGGCACTGGATGGTACTGGGAGACACTAaggtgcccctcccccaacaGGGACTTTGCCTACGTAGCTCGTGATAAGCTGACCCAGATGCTCAAGTGCCACGTGTTTCGCTGTGAGGCACCTGCCAAGAACATCGCCACCAGCCTGCATGAGATCTGCTCTAAG aTCATGGCCGATCGGCGTAATGCCCGCTGCTTGGTAAATGGACTCTCCCTGGACCACTCTAAACTTGTGGATGTCCCTTTCCAAG TGGAATTCCCAGCGCCTAAGAATGAGTTGGTCCAGAAGTTCCAAGTCTATTACCTGGGGAATGTACCTGTTGCTAAACCTGTTG GGGTAGATGTGATTAATGGGGCCCTCGAGTCAGTCCTGTCCTCCAGCAGCCGTGAGCAGTGGACCCCAAGTCATGTCAGTGTGGCTCCTGCTACCCTCACCATCTTGCACCAGCAG ACAGAGGCAGTGCTGGGAGAGTGTCGGGTGCgtttcctctccttcctggccGTGGGCAGAGATGTCCACACGTTTGCATTCATCATGGCTGCCGGCCCAGCCTCCTTCTGCTGCCACATGTTTTGGTGCGAGCCCAATGCTGCCAGCCTCTCAGAGGCTGTGCAGGCTGCGTGCATG CTTCGCTACCAGAAGTGTCTGGATGCCCGTTCCCAGGCCTCCACTTCCTGCCTCCCAGCACCCCCTGCTGAGTCCGTGGCACGGCGTGTAGGGTGGACTGTCCGCAGGGGTGTTCAGTCGCTGTGGGGCTCCCTGAAGCCCAAACGGCTGGGGACCCATACCCCATGA
- the APBB1 gene encoding amyloid-beta A4 precursor protein-binding family B member 1 isoform X5 has product MSATFSQDFFLAIILQDSSPDSFWNPTAFETDSDLPAGWMRVQDTSGTYYWHIPTGTTQWEPPGQASPSQGSSPQEESQLTWTGFAHGEGFEDGEFWKDEPSDEAPVELGLKEPEEGTLTFPAQSLSPEPLPQEEEKLPPRNTNPGIKCFAVRSLGWVEMTEEELAPGRSSVAVNNCIRQLSYHKNNLHDPMSGGWGEGKDLLLQLEDETLKLVEPQSQALLHAQPIISIRVWGVGRDSGRERDFAYVARDKLTQMLKCHVFRCEAPAKNIATSLHEICSKIMADRRNARCLVNGLSLDHSKLVDVPFQVEFPAPKNELVQKFQVYYLGNVPVAKPVGVDVINGALESVLSSSSREQWTPSHVSVAPATLTILHQQTEAVLGECRVRFLSFLAVGRDVHTFAFIMAAGPASFCCHMFWCEPNAASLSEAVQAACMLRYQKCLDARSQASTSCLPAPPAESVARRVGWTVRRGVQSLWGSLKPKRLGTHTP; this is encoded by the exons ATGAGCGCCACGTTCTCCCAGGACTTTTTCCTGGCCATCATCCTGCAGGACAGCAGCCCAG ATTCCTTCTGGAACCCCACCGCCTTCGAGACGGATTCCGACCTGCCGGCTGGATGGATGAGGGTCCAAGACACCTCAGGGACCTATTACTGGCACATCCCAACAGGGACCACCCAGTGGGAACCCCCCGGCCAGGCCTCCCCCTCACAAGGGAGCAGCCCCCAAGAGGAGTCCCAG CTCACCTGGACAGGTTTTGCTCACGGAGAAGGCTTTGAGGATGGAGAGTTTTGGAAG GATGAACCCAGTGATGAGGCCCCAGTGGAGCTGGGACtgaaggaacctgaggaggggaCATTGACCTTCCCAGCTCAGAGCCTCAG CCCAGAACCGTTGCCCCAAGAGGAGGAGAAGCTTCCCCCACGGAATACCAACCCAGGGATCAAG TGTTTCGCCGTGCGCTCCCTAGGCTGGGTAGAGATGACCGAGGAGGAGCTGGCCCCTGGACGCAGCAGTGTGGCAGTCAACAATTGCATCCGTCAGCTCTCTTACCACAAAAACAACCTGCATGACCCCATGtctgggggctggggggag GGAAAGGATCTGCTACTACAGCTGGAGGACGAGACGCTAAAGCTAGTGGAGCCACAGAGCCAGGCACTGCTGCACGCCCAACCCATCATCAGCATCCGCGTGTGGGGCGTTGGGCGGGACAGTGGAAG AGAGAG GGACTTTGCCTACGTAGCTCGTGATAAGCTGACCCAGATGCTCAAGTGCCACGTGTTTCGCTGTGAGGCACCTGCCAAGAACATCGCCACCAGCCTGCATGAGATCTGCTCTAAG aTCATGGCCGATCGGCGTAATGCCCGCTGCTTGGTAAATGGACTCTCCCTGGACCACTCTAAACTTGTGGATGTCCCTTTCCAAG TGGAATTCCCAGCGCCTAAGAATGAGTTGGTCCAGAAGTTCCAAGTCTATTACCTGGGGAATGTACCTGTTGCTAAACCTGTTG GGGTAGATGTGATTAATGGGGCCCTCGAGTCAGTCCTGTCCTCCAGCAGCCGTGAGCAGTGGACCCCAAGTCATGTCAGTGTGGCTCCTGCTACCCTCACCATCTTGCACCAGCAG ACAGAGGCAGTGCTGGGAGAGTGTCGGGTGCgtttcctctccttcctggccGTGGGCAGAGATGTCCACACGTTTGCATTCATCATGGCTGCCGGCCCAGCCTCCTTCTGCTGCCACATGTTTTGGTGCGAGCCCAATGCTGCCAGCCTCTCAGAGGCTGTGCAGGCTGCGTGCATG CTTCGCTACCAGAAGTGTCTGGATGCCCGTTCCCAGGCCTCCACTTCCTGCCTCCCAGCACCCCCTGCTGAGTCCGTGGCACGGCGTGTAGGGTGGACTGTCCGCAGGGGTGTTCAGTCGCTGTGGGGCTCCCTGAAGCCCAAACGGCTGGGGACCCATACCCCATGA
- the APBB1 gene encoding amyloid-beta A4 precursor protein-binding family B member 1 isoform X6, which yields MSATFSQDFFLAIILQDSSPDSFWNPTAFETDSDLPAGWMRVQDTSGTYYWHIPTGTTQWEPPGQASPSQGSSPQEESQLTWTGFAHGEGFEDGEFWKDEPSDEAPVELGLKEPEEGTLTFPAQSLSPEPLPQEEEKLPPRNTNPGIKCFAVRSLGWVEMTEEELAPGRSSVAVNNCIRQLSYHKNNLHDPMSGGWGEGKDLLLQLEDETLKLVEPQSQALLHAQPIISIRVWGVGRDSGRDFAYVARDKLTQMLKCHVFRCEAPAKNIATSLHEICSKIMADRRNARCLVNGLSLDHSKLVDVPFQVEFPAPKNELVQKFQVYYLGNVPVAKPVGVDVINGALESVLSSSSREQWTPSHVSVAPATLTILHQQTEAVLGECRVRFLSFLAVGRDVHTFAFIMAAGPASFCCHMFWCEPNAASLSEAVQAACMLRYQKCLDARSQASTSCLPAPPAESVARRVGWTVRRGVQSLWGSLKPKRLGTHTP from the exons ATGAGCGCCACGTTCTCCCAGGACTTTTTCCTGGCCATCATCCTGCAGGACAGCAGCCCAG ATTCCTTCTGGAACCCCACCGCCTTCGAGACGGATTCCGACCTGCCGGCTGGATGGATGAGGGTCCAAGACACCTCAGGGACCTATTACTGGCACATCCCAACAGGGACCACCCAGTGGGAACCCCCCGGCCAGGCCTCCCCCTCACAAGGGAGCAGCCCCCAAGAGGAGTCCCAG CTCACCTGGACAGGTTTTGCTCACGGAGAAGGCTTTGAGGATGGAGAGTTTTGGAAG GATGAACCCAGTGATGAGGCCCCAGTGGAGCTGGGACtgaaggaacctgaggaggggaCATTGACCTTCCCAGCTCAGAGCCTCAG CCCAGAACCGTTGCCCCAAGAGGAGGAGAAGCTTCCCCCACGGAATACCAACCCAGGGATCAAG TGTTTCGCCGTGCGCTCCCTAGGCTGGGTAGAGATGACCGAGGAGGAGCTGGCCCCTGGACGCAGCAGTGTGGCAGTCAACAATTGCATCCGTCAGCTCTCTTACCACAAAAACAACCTGCATGACCCCATGtctgggggctggggggag GGAAAGGATCTGCTACTACAGCTGGAGGACGAGACGCTAAAGCTAGTGGAGCCACAGAGCCAGGCACTGCTGCACGCCCAACCCATCATCAGCATCCGCGTGTGGGGCGTTGGGCGGGACAGTGGAAG GGACTTTGCCTACGTAGCTCGTGATAAGCTGACCCAGATGCTCAAGTGCCACGTGTTTCGCTGTGAGGCACCTGCCAAGAACATCGCCACCAGCCTGCATGAGATCTGCTCTAAG aTCATGGCCGATCGGCGTAATGCCCGCTGCTTGGTAAATGGACTCTCCCTGGACCACTCTAAACTTGTGGATGTCCCTTTCCAAG TGGAATTCCCAGCGCCTAAGAATGAGTTGGTCCAGAAGTTCCAAGTCTATTACCTGGGGAATGTACCTGTTGCTAAACCTGTTG GGGTAGATGTGATTAATGGGGCCCTCGAGTCAGTCCTGTCCTCCAGCAGCCGTGAGCAGTGGACCCCAAGTCATGTCAGTGTGGCTCCTGCTACCCTCACCATCTTGCACCAGCAG ACAGAGGCAGTGCTGGGAGAGTGTCGGGTGCgtttcctctccttcctggccGTGGGCAGAGATGTCCACACGTTTGCATTCATCATGGCTGCCGGCCCAGCCTCCTTCTGCTGCCACATGTTTTGGTGCGAGCCCAATGCTGCCAGCCTCTCAGAGGCTGTGCAGGCTGCGTGCATG CTTCGCTACCAGAAGTGTCTGGATGCCCGTTCCCAGGCCTCCACTTCCTGCCTCCCAGCACCCCCTGCTGAGTCCGTGGCACGGCGTGTAGGGTGGACTGTCCGCAGGGGTGTTCAGTCGCTGTGGGGCTCCCTGAAGCCCAAACGGCTGGGGACCCATACCCCATGA